One window of Rasiella rasia genomic DNA carries:
- a CDS encoding pyridoxal phosphate-dependent aminotransferase, whose translation MNKQLSERVNNMATSATLAMAAKARELRTAGKDIIGLSLGEPDFTVPEFVKEAAIQAIEENYHSYTPVDGYAELKQAIIHKFKRDNGLSYEPSQIVVSTGAKQSLANLAQVLLDEGDEVLLPAPYWVSYSDISKVAGGVPVEIKTTIDNDFKVTPEELEAAITPKTKMIIYSSPCNPSGSVYSKQELRALADVLVKYPKIIVVSDEIYEHINFTGEHASMAQFSDMFDRTVTVNGVSKAFSMTGWRIGYMGGPEYIARACNKMQGQVTSGANCIAQRATITALEASPIKIQYMVDAFKERRSLILGLLAEIHGIKTNEPEGAFYVFPDISYYFGKTLRGTLIENASDFSLFLLEEANVATVTGEAFGNPDCIRISYAASEEDIKEAMKRIKEALS comes from the coding sequence ATGAATAAACAACTTTCTGAACGTGTAAACAATATGGCGACCTCGGCAACATTAGCCATGGCTGCCAAGGCAAGAGAGCTGCGAACAGCTGGAAAAGATATTATTGGACTTAGTTTAGGAGAACCAGATTTTACGGTTCCTGAGTTTGTAAAAGAGGCTGCAATTCAGGCCATTGAAGAGAACTACCATAGCTATACTCCTGTAGATGGCTATGCTGAACTTAAGCAAGCTATTATCCATAAATTTAAACGCGATAACGGACTTTCATACGAACCTTCTCAAATTGTAGTGTCTACTGGAGCAAAACAGAGTTTGGCTAACCTTGCACAAGTACTTTTAGATGAAGGTGATGAAGTATTGCTTCCTGCTCCGTACTGGGTGAGTTATTCGGATATTAGTAAAGTGGCTGGGGGTGTTCCTGTGGAAATTAAAACCACTATAGATAATGATTTTAAAGTGACTCCAGAAGAACTTGAAGCTGCTATTACTCCTAAAACAAAGATGATAATTTACAGCTCACCGTGTAATCCAAGCGGATCTGTGTACAGTAAGCAAGAGTTACGTGCTTTGGCAGATGTATTGGTTAAATACCCGAAAATTATTGTTGTTAGTGACGAGATTTATGAACACATAAATTTTACTGGGGAGCACGCGTCAATGGCACAATTTAGTGATATGTTTGATCGTACCGTTACCGTTAATGGTGTGTCAAAAGCATTTTCTATGACGGGCTGGCGAATTGGCTATATGGGTGGTCCGGAGTATATTGCTCGGGCGTGTAATAAAATGCAGGGGCAAGTCACCAGTGGTGCTAATTGTATCGCACAACGGGCAACTATTACCGCTCTAGAAGCTTCGCCGATCAAAATTCAATATATGGTCGATGCTTTTAAGGAGCGTCGTTCTTTAATTTTAGGATTGTTAGCAGAAATTCATGGAATAAAAACCAACGAACCTGAAGGTGCATTTTATGTTTTTCCTGATATTTCTTATTACTTCGGAAAGACCCTGCGCGGGACACTTATAGAGAATGCTTCAGATTTTTCATTGTTTCTTTTAGAGGAAGCAAATGTTGCCACCGTAACAGGAGAAGCCTTCGGGAATCCTGATTGTATTAGGATAAGTTACGCAGCTTCAGAAGAAGACATTAAAGAAGCGATGAAGCGCATTAAAGAAGCCTTGTCTTAA
- the purT gene encoding formate-dependent phosphoribosylglycinamide formyltransferase: MSKILLLGAGELGKEFVIAAQRLGQYVIAVDSYPNAPAMQVAHEFEVINMLDGEALDALIEKHTPDYIVPEIEAIRTERLYEYEKQGYHVIPSAKAANYTMNRKAIRDLAAKDLNLKTAAYRYATSAASLKKAVAEIGMPCVVKPLMSSSGKGQSTIKTAADIEKAWDYSQEGSRGDVAEVIVESFINFNYEITLLTVTQQNGNTLFCPPIGHRQERGDYQESWQPAAMSAAHLQTAQDMAAKVTAALTGAGIWGVEFFVGDDGVYFSELSPRPHDTGMVTLANTQNFNEFELHLRAVLGLPISEITLERIGASAVILAKGNSENPTFTNIETVAAATKSDFRLFGKPTSRPYRRMGVVVTYDSLDCSISEVTQRAKELAAQVEVKL; this comes from the coding sequence ATGTCAAAAATTTTACTTTTAGGCGCTGGCGAACTTGGTAAAGAGTTTGTTATAGCGGCGCAACGTCTTGGGCAATATGTTATCGCTGTAGATAGCTACCCAAATGCTCCCGCAATGCAAGTAGCCCACGAGTTTGAAGTAATTAACATGCTAGATGGCGAGGCGCTAGACGCCTTGATTGAAAAGCATACACCAGATTATATTGTTCCCGAAATAGAGGCTATTCGTACAGAACGCCTATATGAATACGAAAAACAAGGGTATCACGTTATTCCCTCTGCAAAAGCTGCCAATTATACAATGAATAGAAAGGCTATTCGCGATTTGGCTGCTAAAGATTTAAATTTAAAAACAGCTGCGTATAGGTATGCGACATCGGCAGCATCACTTAAAAAAGCGGTTGCCGAAATAGGAATGCCTTGTGTTGTAAAACCACTCATGTCATCTAGTGGAAAAGGTCAAAGTACCATCAAGACCGCTGCAGATATAGAGAAAGCTTGGGACTACTCTCAAGAAGGTTCTAGAGGTGATGTGGCTGAAGTGATTGTAGAATCGTTTATTAATTTCAATTATGAAATTACCTTGCTCACTGTTACCCAGCAAAACGGAAACACATTGTTTTGTCCGCCAATTGGTCATAGACAAGAACGAGGTGATTACCAAGAAAGCTGGCAGCCGGCAGCGATGAGTGCAGCCCATTTACAAACTGCGCAAGATATGGCCGCTAAAGTTACGGCTGCATTAACTGGCGCTGGAATTTGGGGTGTAGAGTTTTTTGTAGGCGATGATGGGGTTTATTTTTCCGAACTTTCTCCAAGACCTCACGATACAGGTATGGTGACTCTCGCAAATACGCAAAATTTTAATGAGTTCGAATTGCATTTAAGGGCGGTGCTCGGTCTTCCCATTTCTGAAATTACCTTAGAGCGAATAGGTGCGAGTGCAGTTATTCTAGCAAAAGGAAACTCTGAAAATCCAACATTTACTAATATCGAAACGGTTGCAGCAGCTACCAAGAGTGATTTCAGGTTGTTCGGAAAGCCTACCTCTAGGCCGTATCGAAGAATGGGGGTTGTTGTTACCTACGATTCTTTAGATTGTTCTATTTCCGAAGTAACACAAAGAGCTAAAGAGTTGGCTGCTCAAGTTGAAGTAAAGCTGTAG